One stretch of Schlesneria sp. DSM 10557 DNA includes these proteins:
- a CDS encoding tyrosine-type recombinase/integrase, which translates to MANYKPSDVVTIGNVTRSLNEWAAELQTPVQTILGRILRGHSVERACTAPIEQANQNKGRTFDADVLDTDEVERLLQAAKNGDTAIRDRALIVLAYRSGLRCSEILALRPKDIDVTRGTVSVHHGKGDKARVVALDPAGWAHIAEWMALRSNWRINETSPIFCTRKGGKINSRQVRAMFARRAKKAKIAKRAHAHGMRRTMASEMAAEGIPLIDISGALGHSNVATTDTYIKRVNPASVVNAMRARGWGQSQQVNNSFTSSIIAPDWLSRLKADIGERLMLIHDGRTSETEFKAVVLLF; encoded by the coding sequence ATGGCCAATTACAAGCCTTCAGACGTCGTTACAATCGGCAATGTCACACGGTCGCTGAATGAGTGGGCGGCAGAGCTGCAGACGCCGGTCCAGACGATCCTCGGCCGCATTCTTCGAGGTCATTCGGTGGAGCGGGCCTGCACGGCCCCCATCGAGCAAGCCAACCAGAACAAAGGGCGGACGTTCGACGCCGACGTTCTCGACACCGACGAGGTGGAGCGGCTCCTGCAGGCGGCTAAGAACGGTGACACCGCAATCAGGGATCGAGCCTTGATTGTCCTGGCGTACCGATCTGGTTTGCGATGTTCTGAGATCCTGGCACTGAGGCCGAAGGACATTGACGTCACCAGGGGAACGGTCAGCGTGCACCATGGCAAGGGGGACAAGGCCCGCGTTGTTGCCTTGGATCCTGCAGGATGGGCACATATCGCCGAATGGATGGCACTAAGGTCCAATTGGCGGATCAACGAAACGTCACCCATCTTCTGCACCCGCAAAGGGGGGAAGATCAATTCCCGCCAGGTGCGGGCCATGTTCGCCAGGCGAGCGAAGAAAGCAAAGATTGCGAAGCGGGCACACGCTCACGGCATGCGGAGAACCATGGCCAGTGAGATGGCCGCAGAGGGAATCCCGCTGATCGATATCAGCGGGGCCCTTGGTCATTCGAACGTGGCAACGACAGACACCTACATCAAGCGAGTGAATCCCGCATCTGTGGTGAACGCGATGCGGGCACGTGGCTGGGGGCAAAGTCAACAAGTAAACAACTCGTTTACATCGTCGATCATCGCACCCGATTGGCTGTCACGCCTGAAGGCCGACATCGGCGAAAGGCTGATGCTCATTCACGACGGCCGAACCAGCGAAACCGAGTTCAAGGCTGTTGTTTTGCTGTTCTGA
- the katG gene encoding catalase/peroxidase HPI: MTDDNGKCPFSGAVRTHTVAAAPSNSDWWPNQLKLDLLRQHSSKSDPMGQGFDYAEEFNSLDLAAVKRDLAEVMTNSQDWWPADFGHYGPLFIRMAWHSAGTYRTGDGRGGAGRGQQRFAPLNSWPDNVSLDKARRLIWPVKQKYGRKISWADLIILTGNVALETMGFPTFGFGGGRKDVWEPDQDVYWGAEKTWLGGDVRYARGSEGVEKPGGVVSSDDNADGQVHDRQLENPLAAVQMGLIYVNPEGPDGNPDPLAAAFDIRETFKRMAMNDEETVALIAGGHSFGKTHGAAPASHVGPEPEAAGLEEQGLGWRNSFRTGKGEDAITSGLEVTWTTTPTHWSVNFLENLFQFEWELTKSPAGAHQWRPKNNAGAETVPHAHDPSRRISPTMLTTDLALRFDPAYEKIARRFLANPAEFTDAFARAWFKLTHRDMGPKIRYLGPEVPQEDLIWQDPIPAVDHPLIDAADIASLKAQIQASGLTVSQLVSTAWASAATFRGSDMRGGANGARIRLAPQKDWEANSPAELAVVLKTLEEIQSAFNQQAPNGKKVSLADLIVLAGGVGIEQGAKKGGHTIVVPFTPGRMDALPEQTDIESFEALEPIADGFRNYLKGGYSLPAEALLVDKAQLLTLTAPEMAVLVAGMRVLETNVGPSRAGVLTERPGALTNDFFVNLLDMGTEWKPISADLYEGRDRKSRALKWNGTRVDLVFGSNSELRALAEVYASADAEKKFVDDFVAAWVKVMELDRFDLVRH; encoded by the coding sequence ATGACAGACGACAACGGCAAATGTCCGTTTTCCGGCGCGGTTCGTACGCATACCGTGGCGGCGGCGCCGTCGAATTCCGACTGGTGGCCGAACCAGTTGAAGCTGGACCTGCTGCGCCAGCACTCCTCAAAGTCCGATCCCATGGGACAGGGCTTCGACTATGCCGAGGAGTTTAACAGTCTCGATCTGGCAGCGGTGAAACGGGATCTGGCCGAGGTGATGACCAATTCACAGGATTGGTGGCCGGCAGACTTTGGCCACTACGGGCCGTTGTTCATCCGCATGGCCTGGCACAGTGCCGGGACGTACCGCACGGGTGACGGGCGTGGTGGAGCAGGACGGGGACAGCAGCGATTCGCCCCGCTCAACAGCTGGCCCGATAACGTCAGCCTGGACAAGGCGCGGCGGCTGATCTGGCCCGTCAAGCAGAAGTACGGCCGGAAGATCTCCTGGGCCGACCTGATCATTCTCACCGGCAACGTGGCGCTGGAGACGATGGGATTTCCGACGTTCGGATTCGGGGGAGGCCGCAAGGATGTCTGGGAACCCGATCAGGATGTCTACTGGGGAGCAGAAAAGACGTGGCTGGGTGGAGATGTCCGGTACGCACGAGGATCGGAAGGGGTTGAGAAGCCGGGGGGCGTGGTGTCATCGGATGACAACGCTGATGGTCAGGTTCATGACCGCCAGCTTGAGAATCCACTCGCCGCCGTCCAGATGGGATTGATTTATGTGAATCCCGAAGGCCCCGATGGCAACCCTGATCCCCTGGCGGCCGCGTTTGATATCCGCGAGACGTTCAAGCGCATGGCGATGAACGATGAAGAGACGGTGGCCTTGATCGCGGGCGGTCATAGTTTTGGGAAAACGCACGGGGCTGCACCCGCTTCTCACGTGGGGCCCGAGCCTGAAGCGGCTGGTCTTGAAGAGCAGGGTCTGGGCTGGAGGAACAGCTTCCGCACCGGCAAGGGGGAAGACGCGATCACGAGTGGACTGGAGGTGACCTGGACGACCACGCCGACCCACTGGAGCGTCAACTTCCTCGAGAATCTCTTTCAGTTCGAGTGGGAGCTGACGAAGAGCCCGGCGGGGGCTCATCAGTGGCGTCCCAAAAATAACGCCGGTGCCGAGACGGTGCCGCACGCGCATGATCCGTCCCGGCGGATCTCGCCTACAATGCTGACGACCGACCTGGCGCTGCGGTTCGATCCGGCCTATGAGAAGATTGCCCGTCGTTTTCTTGCAAACCCCGCAGAGTTTACCGACGCGTTCGCACGGGCCTGGTTCAAGCTGACACACCGCGATATGGGCCCGAAAATTCGCTATCTGGGTCCCGAGGTGCCTCAGGAAGACCTGATCTGGCAGGACCCGATCCCTGCCGTCGATCATCCGCTGATCGATGCCGCGGATATCGCGTCGCTCAAGGCACAGATTCAGGCGTCAGGGCTGACGGTTTCGCAGTTGGTGTCGACGGCCTGGGCGTCGGCTGCGACATTCCGAGGCTCCGACATGCGGGGCGGCGCGAACGGTGCACGGATTCGACTGGCCCCCCAGAAGGACTGGGAAGCGAACTCACCCGCCGAACTGGCTGTCGTCCTGAAGACGCTGGAGGAAATTCAGTCCGCCTTCAATCAGCAGGCCCCCAACGGGAAGAAGGTTTCGCTGGCGGATCTGATTGTGCTGGCGGGAGGTGTCGGAATCGAGCAGGGGGCGAAAAAGGGAGGGCATACGATTGTCGTTCCGTTCACGCCGGGGCGCATGGACGCTCTGCCAGAACAGACCGATATCGAATCGTTCGAGGCACTGGAGCCCATTGCCGACGGCTTCCGTAACTACCTGAAGGGGGGCTATTCGCTCCCCGCGGAAGCCTTGCTGGTCGACAAGGCTCAGCTACTGACGCTGACTGCCCCCGAGATGGCAGTCCTGGTTGCCGGGATGCGCGTGCTGGAGACGAATGTCGGCCCGTCACGGGCGGGAGTGTTGACCGAGCGGCCCGGAGCTTTGACGAATGACTTCTTTGTCAATCTGCTGGATATGGGGACGGAATGGAAACCGATTTCAGCGGACCTGTACGAAGGTCGCGATCGCAAGTCGCGGGCCTTGAAGTGGAATGGAACTCGTGTCGATCTGGTCTTCGGGTCAAACTCCGAGTTGCGCGCCCTCGCTGAGGTTTATGCCAGTGCGGACGCCGAAAAGAAGTTCGTCGATGACTTTGTGGCCGCCTGGGTGAAAGTGATGGAACTCGATCGTTTCGATCTCGTGCGGCACTGA
- a CDS encoding SRPBCC domain-containing protein, with protein MTESIRRELYFPQSRERVWKAITDRAALAEWMYPNNFEPSVGHRFQFHVPPKPQIGFDGLVVECEVTECEPPHLLKFSWNAGEPIVDTHVSFRLEPFNEGTQVYFEHSGFDLSRPYADRAFEGAQYGWAKMLEKQLAALLARVS; from the coding sequence GTGACGGAAAGTATTCGACGGGAACTTTATTTCCCTCAGTCGCGGGAGCGGGTCTGGAAGGCGATCACGGACCGTGCCGCACTTGCCGAATGGATGTATCCGAATAATTTCGAGCCGAGTGTCGGGCACCGTTTCCAGTTTCATGTCCCTCCCAAGCCGCAGATTGGCTTTGATGGGCTGGTGGTGGAGTGCGAAGTGACGGAATGCGAGCCGCCTCATCTGCTGAAATTTTCGTGGAATGCCGGCGAGCCCATCGTGGATACTCACGTCTCGTTCCGATTGGAGCCCTTCAATGAGGGGACGCAGGTCTACTTCGAGCATTCCGGCTTCGATTTAAGTCGTCCTTATGCGGATCGGGCTTTCGAAGGGGCGCAGTATGGCTGGGCGAAAATGCTTGAGAAGCAGCTTGCTGCGTTACTGGCACGCGTCTCTTAG
- a CDS encoding PQQ-binding-like beta-propeller repeat protein, whose translation MTARNCHCCDTLFNLAKIDPFTGQYIWRRLLKTPTGGSAQVAQIEPLHGSNDLIVCVNHTASPVVTSELMRVRGASGRVVWRTYVPVVATFGSSAKTFGVTSSGQIVTASLPLVSGQRRSLDGIDPASGATLWTVTYTSGEQIASVASGASSVYVGYLTSLGSPLNTRRKINPATGATIWGAGLWSGISTDDSQDIITCEDSSGDVLTVHRLSGSPRLAKKMSGATGALLGTASWYGTRARSGVGGLSSASFDQPPYAVATGGTSLTAIFGLSSTNNSTLVLKLRDTCSGSNGSGGAYYYYCGATMTSTVTAAQWNIFCVTSTGSFIWGRKWGVISSDGPAACVIGDDGYLYAGGRNGSI comes from the coding sequence ATGACAGCCCGTAACTGTCACTGCTGTGACACGCTATTCAATCTCGCAAAGATCGATCCGTTTACTGGTCAATACATCTGGCGTCGGCTGCTCAAGACACCCACCGGAGGTAGCGCACAGGTGGCACAAATCGAGCCGCTACACGGTTCGAACGATCTGATCGTCTGTGTTAATCACACGGCGTCACCAGTGGTCACGTCTGAGCTGATGCGCGTGCGTGGCGCATCAGGTAGAGTTGTGTGGCGTACTTATGTGCCAGTTGTCGCTACGTTTGGCTCATCGGCAAAAACATTTGGCGTTACCTCATCCGGTCAGATCGTCACAGCATCTTTGCCGCTGGTGAGTGGACAACGACGCAGTCTAGATGGCATCGACCCAGCATCGGGGGCCACACTCTGGACAGTGACATACACCTCCGGTGAGCAGATCGCATCTGTTGCATCCGGAGCGTCATCTGTGTACGTCGGTTATTTGACGTCGCTGGGCTCACCACTCAATACACGACGCAAGATCAACCCCGCGACAGGGGCTACTATCTGGGGGGCTGGGTTGTGGTCTGGGATATCGACCGACGACAGTCAGGACATTATCACGTGTGAGGACTCGTCTGGCGATGTCCTGACAGTACATCGCCTATCGGGATCACCGAGACTGGCGAAAAAAATGAGCGGCGCCACAGGGGCGTTGCTCGGAACCGCATCTTGGTACGGCACGCGGGCGAGGAGCGGGGTAGGCGGACTATCGTCGGCGAGCTTCGATCAGCCACCATACGCCGTCGCCACTGGCGGTACGTCACTCACGGCGATATTCGGGCTGTCATCGACCAACAATTCAACTCTCGTCCTCAAGCTCCGCGATACATGTTCCGGCTCCAACGGCAGTGGAGGGGCGTACTATTATTACTGTGGCGCGACCATGACAAGTACCGTCACGGCCGCCCAGTGGAACATCTTCTGTGTGACGTCCACCGGATCGTTTATCTGGGGACGGAAATGGGGCGTCATCAGCTCTGACGGGCCTGCAGCCTGCGTGATCGGCGACGACGGTTATCTGTACGCTGGGGGACGAAATGGCAGCATCTGA
- a CDS encoding ArsR/SmtB family transcription factor has product MVDRVSANASRLDRVFHALSDSTRRSILQDVAEREMSVSEIALPYQMSLAAVSKHLKVLERAGLIGREKRGSFQFVRINAEPMKEARQWLAYYERFWDDHLERLQKHLAKGE; this is encoded by the coding sequence GTGGTTGATCGCGTTTCGGCGAATGCTTCGCGACTGGATCGTGTGTTCCACGCTTTGTCTGACTCGACGCGCCGGTCGATTCTGCAGGACGTTGCCGAGCGGGAGATGTCGGTGAGTGAAATCGCACTGCCGTATCAGATGTCGCTGGCGGCTGTCTCAAAGCATCTGAAAGTCTTGGAGCGTGCCGGGCTGATTGGTCGTGAGAAACGGGGTTCGTTTCAGTTCGTGCGGATCAACGCGGAACCGATGAAGGAAGCACGGCAGTGGCTCGCTTATTACGAACGATTCTGGGACGACCATCTGGAACGTCTTCAGAAGCATCTTGCGAAAGGGGAATGA